In Kaistella sp. 97-N-M2, the sequence GAAACTGAGATCGCGCCATTGGAAAATAATGATGATCATTTTATTTGTTTAAATTAACTTTTTAAAGTCATTTTTAGTCTGTAATTTCCGAAGTAAAAGGTTTGTTTTATCTTTGGGAATATATTAAAACAGACTACTTTATGACAAACCTCATCAAAGCAATGACGATCGATTCTTTAAACCCTGCCTTTTCATTTGAAGGTGAATTTGTTTTGTTGGCGGCTCCGGATATTTTCAAGATATTTTCAGCGCAGAATTCCTTTAAAACCAAATTTTACACCTTATTAATTGTAGAAAATGGGTCCGGGAATTTAATGATCGATCACGAAATTCATCACCTCAAAAAGGGACGGATTTTTTTTATCGGATATAATCAGGTCTTTCGGTTTGCCGACGTGGTAGATTTTAAGGGAGAAGCCATCCTTTTTACGCGGTCTTTTTATAATTTAATCTACACCGGAAACAGGAAAATTAAGGATGACACGGCTTTCTCGGACCTTCCGACCTCCATTGATTTTTCTAAAGGCGAGTTCGCTCATTTTAAAACTGGCGTTTCGGAAATTAAGAAAGAATTTGTGCATCCGGCGCTTTTGAGCAAAGAGATTATTTGCCTTTTACTAAAGGCTTCGATGCTTAAATATATCCGGAAAACGGAGAATCCGAATTATATTGATTTTAAAACAAACCGCAAGAATTCTTATATTGAAGATTTTAAAAACCTCGTCGAAGTTCATTTTAAAGACCTCAAAAGAACCTCAGAATATTCCAATATGCTCACCATTTCTGCGAACTATCTGAATGCTTTAATAAAAGATAAACTGGATGTTTCTGCAGAAAAATACATACAAAACCGCGTGATTTTAGAAGCAGAGCGACTGCTTTTAAACACCAATTTATCGGTGACCGAAATTTCCTTTGAACTCGGTTTCTCCGATAAATCTCATTTCGGTAAATATTTTAAAAAGATAACCGAAGAAAGTCCTAATAATTTTCGAAAAAAATTTCAGGCCACCAACAACACGTTTTAAAATACATAAATCAATACAATGAAATTACCAAAAAAAACCACTAACAATCTGCCCAATTCCTTTTTTACCGGCGTAAAATCGCTGATCGACCGCAAAATCGGGGGCATTAATGTTCTGAGTAACCATCAGATCTTACAAGAGAAATCAAAACTCGATAATATGCGGAACGGCAAAGTTCGCTCTTAAATCAGTTGCAACTCAGGCTTCCTAAAATTGTTTTCGGCGTGATTTTTTTTACTTATTTTTCGCTAAAATACTTTTTACTACATTCGTTTCTTAAACCAAGCAGATGAACGAAAATGTTCTTGGGATTGTTGCAGGTATCCTCACTTCCGTAGCCATGTTGCCCCAATTGATCAAAGTGATCAAAGAAAAAAATGCCGAAGATCTTTCCTGGATGATGATCACCATTCTGATTATTGGACTTTCCTTATGGGTTTGGTACGGTATTATCAAAGATGAACTCCCCATTATTCTCTCCAACGCCTTTGCTGTTTTGGTCAATATCTGTCTTTTGTTTTCTTATTTCAAATTCCGCAAATAAAGAAAGATTTTCCTGCTTCTTTCCATTCAGCGTGATATTCCGGTTCGATATTACGTTTTCTGCGAATAATTTCTATTTTTATCTTGTACCATTTTAAAGATACTCTTATGTAAAAGTCTAGCATTTAAAGAATTGATAGACATATTCGATTATATTAAAATGTTTTGTTGGTATATTCTTTGTTATAGGGAGAATATAGTTTTTCGGGCTTTCAAAAACTCTCTTTTGTATTCCTGATGAACTTATCTGTTGATCGTAAAGATTTTTCGAATTTTCCTTTTTTTGATGATTGCTCCGTGCAAAAGTCCATGAAAATCGCAGTCATTTTTATGTTGAACAGATTTTGTATCTAAAACATTAAAAAAATATAAATATTATGAAAACAGAAGCCTCATCGAGGGGTGGTGCGTCCACGTACGATATGATCGTTTTTTGTCATTTACGCTGGGATTTCGTTTACCAAAGACCGCAGCATATTCTAAGCCGTCTCTCAAAAGAGTACAAAATTTTAGTAGTTGAAGAACCGGTTCATTTCGAGTCGATGAAAAAATCAACTTTTGAAATTCGCGAGATCAATTCGCAAATCCATGTATGTCAACCGCATGTTTCGGATATGGAAGAGATTGGCCCTTACCTTAAAAAACACTTAAAAAATACCGTTTTCTCCGTTGGCTGGTTTTATTCCGCAGCCTTTGTGTCCGTGCTCGATACTTTGGAATGTGAAACCGTGGTGTATGATTGTATGGATGAGTTGACACTCTTCAAAGGAGCCTCTCAAAAATTGGTTGATCAGGAAAATCTTCTCCTTAGCGCCGCAGATGTGGTGTACACGGGTGGAAAATCCTTATACGAATCAAAAAAATTAAAACATCACAATGTCTTCTGCTTCCCAAGTTCTGTGGATATTGCGCACTTTTCCGGTGCTAAAGATAAAGTCTCCACAATGCCAGAAGATCTCAAAGGAATTTCTACGCCCATCGTTGGCTATTATGGCGTGATCGACGAGCGAATCGATCTTCGGCTGCTCAAAAATGCTGCCGCGAAGTCGCCCAATTATTCTTTTGTGATGATCGGTCCGATTTGTAAAATTGAAGAATCAGATTTGCCAAGGGCGAAAAATATTCATTATCTGGGTATGAAGTCCTACGAAGAGCTGCCGAATTATCTTCAGTATTTTGATGTTGCAATGATGCCTTTTGCTTTAAATGATTCCACGAAATTCATCAGTCCTACAAAAACGCTGGAATATATGGCTGCCGGAAAACCAATAATTTCTACGCGCATTAAGGATGTTGAAAGAGATTACAGCGATTGCGTGATGCTGGTCAACAGTTCTGATGAATTTACGCTGGCTTTAAAATTTCCTATGCAGAATTTTGAAGAGAAATATAAATCCATTCTGGAAAAAACTTCCTGGAATGCGACGGTGGAGAAAATGAATTCAATGATTAAAAAAGTGATTGCCTGATGAAAACTGATATACTTATTATTGGTGCCGGAATTTCCGGTGCTACGCTTGCAGAAAGATATGCCTCAATTGGCAAGAAAGTCGTCATCGTTGAAAAGCGGGACCACATTGCAGGAAACTGTTTCGATCATTATGATCAAAACGGAATCCTCGTCTCGAAATATGGTGCCCATCTTTTTCATACGAACGAAGAGGAAGTGTGGGAATACGTAAACCGTTTTTCCGACTGGTACAAATGGGAACATAAAGTTATCGCACGCGTGGACGACAAAACCGTTCCGATTCCTGTAAACATCACCACTGTAAATACACTTTTTGATGTTAATATCAAGACGGAAGAAGAAATGCAAACGTGGCTGAATGAAAACCGTGTGGCCTTCGATCCCGCGAAAAATGGAGAAGAGGCGGTTCTAAATCGTGTGGGCGAAGTGCTCTACGAAAAAATGTTCAAACATTACACGAAGAAGCAATGGGATAAATATCCAGATGAGTTGCACGCTTCCGTTCTGGAAAGGATTCCGGTTCGCCACAATTACGACGATCGTTATTTTTCCGACAAATATCAGGCTTTGCCCAAAAAAGGTTATACTAAAATTTTCGAAAAAATGTTGGATCATCCCAATATCACGGTGATGTTAAGCACCGATTATTTCGATGTTAAGGATCAGATTTCGGGTTACGAAAAATTATTTTATACAGGACCGATCGACCGTTTTTTCGAATTTAAGAATAAAAATTTAGATAAATTAGAGTACAGATCCATCAATTTTGTAACAGAGCAGGTGGATCAGGAATATTATCAGGAAAATTCTGTGGTCAATTATCCCGGTCAGGAAGTTGATTTTACCAGAATTATTGAATACAAACACTTCGGAAATCAACAGTCCGACAAAACAAGTATTGTTAAAGAATATACAGTAGATGATGGCGAACCGTACTATCCGGTTCCGAACGAGAAAAATCAGGCCATCTACGATCAGTACAAAAAAGAAGCAGATAAGCTGGAAGACGTTTATTTTGTGGGCCGCCTCGCCAATTACAAATATTTCAATATGGACCAGGCTTTCAAAAATGCGCTGGATCTCTTCAAAACTTTGGAACCGGCAAAAGAATTAGCAATATGAGTTCGGCCCAGTTCTTCAAAAGTTATTTCCAGGGCGGCTTCGAATGTGCCGATCAGATTAATCGCGACGGCACCCGTGTTAACTTACTTCAGGAAACGCAGCATGATATCAGGGTGGAAGAAGATTATCAACTTCTGCGGGCCCTGAACATATATACAGCGCGAGAAGGAATCTGTTGGAGCGCCGTCGAAAAAGAACCCGGATTTTTCGACTTTTCCGAAGTGTTAGTTCGTATGAAGGCGGCTGAAAAATATGGCATTCAGGTAATCTGGGATCTAATTCACTTTGGCTATCCGGACGGACTCTTTCCTACGCATCCGCATTTCGTACCGCGTTTCGAGAATTTATGCCGTGCTTTTGCACGTTTTTATGCAGAAAACTCCTCCGAAATTCTATATGTTGTTCCCATCAACGAGATCAGCTTTCTCTCCTGGTTTTCGGGCGAAGCCCGGGGCACCGTTCCGTTTACCATCAATAATGGATGGGACATCAAATATCATTTGTGCAAAGCCGCACTGCAGGGAATAAGAATTTTAAAGCAAGAAATTCCAACCTGCAAAATTGTAATGGTAGAACCGCTGGTGAAAATTCACGATAACGGTGAAGGACCGGAAAGTGTTTTCCGGCGAAATGAATATCAGTTTGAAGCCATGGATATTATTGGCGGCAGAATGTGTCCGGAACTTGGCGGTGACGAGAGTTATCTGGAGATTTTAGGCTTCAACTATTACTGGAATTGCCAATGGAAGGGCGAAGCCGAAACCATTTGGTGGCCGAATACTTCGGGTGAAAGAACACCGCTGAATGAATTACTTGCGGAGGCGTACAAAAGATATGGAAAGCCGATGTTTCTCTCGGAAACCGGACATTTTGGCGAAGGCCGCGTGGAATGGCTGGAAGAAGTAACGCATGAATGTTTGATCGCTCAGGAAAAAGGCGTGGACTTTCACGGTATTTGTATTTACCCCATCATCGATCGTCCCGATTGGGATAATTTGTCCTATTACAGCCATTGTGGAATCTTCGATTTGGACGAGCAGCAAAACCGAATTCCTGTTACCGAATATATTGAGTCTTTGGAAGAGCAACAGCAGTTGGTTACCAACTCAGTAATTTTTTAAAATATACTAAAAAATAAACATCGAAATTATGGAAAAATCTAAACAAATTGTCGGCATCACTTTCAGTTGTTTCGACCTTCTGCATGCAGGACACATTAGAATGCTTGCAGAAGCAAAAACACAGTGCGATTATTTAATCGTTGGATTGCAGACCGATCCCACCATCGACCGTCCCGAAAAGAATAAACCTACGCAAACCATTGTTGAGCGGTACGTTCAGCTGCACGGCTGTAAGTTTGTAGATGAAATTGTACCTTATGCTACCGAAAAAGATCTGGAAGATATCCTGAAACTCTATGAGATCGATGTTCGGATCATTGGCGCCGAATACAAAGACAAACAGTTTACTGGCCGGGATTTCTGCGAAAAGCAGGGGATTTCACTTTATTTTAACGAACGGCGTCACCGGTTTTCCAGTACCAGCCTTCGAAAAGAGGTATATGACCGCGAAAGTTTAAAATTGGAAACAGCGCACCACAGCGTCATTCCCTTAGCAAAAAAAGAGGGTAGATGATAAGTAATTTTTGAACGTAGATTCCTGCAGCTCGATTCCGAAATTTAAAATGATGGCTTAAACTTTTTGTTATGAAAAAATTCTTTTATTATAACAGTCTGTCACTCGTGTTTATATTCCTTTTTTTCTCGGAATGTTGGGTCAAATTATTTTCGGTCTGCAGGAATACAATAAAGATTTGCAGGAATGGGGGGGGAGTGCCGTGGGATATGGCGCTTATTTAAAATCCGGACATTTTTTAGAAGCCACCTTCGAAAACTTGGAAAGTGAGTTTCTGCAAATGGCACTTTTAGTTTGGCTCACTATTTTTTTGCGCCAAAAAGGCTCTTCGGAATCTAAAAAGTGCGATGAGCCCAATGAGGTCGACCGCGAACCTTCGCCTCTGCGTGAAGGCGCGCCCTGGCCCGTACGAAAAGGCGGATTTTATCTGAAATTGTACCAGAATTCGCTTACGTTTACTCTTTTTATTCTTTTCATTCTATCATTTCTCTTACATGTTTATGGAAGTTTAAAGGACGCGAATACCGAAAATCTTCTGCTGGGGAAACCGTTGGAAAAATGGAGTGATTATATTGTAGATTCGAGGTTGTGGTTTGAATCTTTTCAGAATTGGCAAAGTGAATTTCTCTCCATATTTGCCATTATTATTTTATCGATTTATCTGCGCCAAAAAGGTTCTTCCCAGTCAAAACCTGTAGATGCCTCCTATTCGGAAACCGGCGAGTAAAGAAAGTCTGGGAAAAAACAGGATGAATTTTCAAAAAACGTGGATTTTATTTTGAAAATTTATCATCAAAAAAAATTCTGATAAGTAATTGAAATGATTTCAACTAAACCTCACTTTCAACCTGCATTTAGGCTCAGTGATGAGTGAAATATAAAATTGTGGCTTCCAGAAGATGAATTGAATCAAACTCTTATAGTTAATTTTTCTTAATTAAATCAATCTCCTTCTTTAAACTCAAAAACATATCCTTCACCGTCAGCATATCCAAAGTCTCGGTTTCGAATTCTGCAGTGTTGATGCTGCAGGCGTATTCCCAGATTTCTACCAACTCCGAAAGCTTAATGTCATACGGTTTATACAAGGGATTATCCGAACTTACGGTGATGTTTCGGGGCGTTTTCTTTTCGAATCTTTTATAAACAACGCCTTCATTTTGGGTAATGAAAATATAGGTTTTTCCCTTTTTTAGATCATTAACGTTCTCCACATATTTTCCCACGATGAAGGTTCCGTTTTTAAAAGGCGGCATCGAATCTCCACTGGCGGGGAAAGCGCGAAATTTTCCGTTGCGAAGAAAAGGCAGCGAAATCGTCTGAAGTTTTTCAATATACTCGGGATCGCTGTAGCCCTGAAGATAGCCCATTTGGGCTTTTTCCGGGATAATTTCTATTTGATTTTCTCCTTTTTCATCCACCATAATAGGAAGGATCGTCCGGTTGTCGGGCAGCTTCATCATCTTGTCCAGAGAATACTTTCGCACATCCATGCCTACAAGCAGATCGATACTCACGCGGTAATATTTCGAGATGCGGATCAGGAGTTCAATCGGCGGTTCCGTGGCGCCGTCTTCGTATTTGGCGTACCGTCCGCGCGTAATTAAAAGATCGTCGGCGACTTTCTGTTGTGCGTATTTTTGCTGAGCCCGCAGATACCGCATGTTTTCTGATAAAATTGACATTGCTATAAATTATATCAACAAATATACAAAAATTTGATATAAATCGTACTAATTTTGTCCGCATGGAAAGAGCAATTGTGCATATGGATTTGGATACCTTTTTTGTGTCCTGCGAAAGATTACAGGAGTCAAAACTCAACGGAATTCCCGTCATCATCGGCGGTGGCGACCGTGGAGTGGTGGCGTCCTGTTCCTATGAAGCGCGGTATTTTGGCGTGCGTTCTGCCATGCCCATTAAGATGGCTTTAAGATTATGTCCGGAAGCGAAAGTGATTCGTGGCGATTATGAACGGTACTCCAAATTCTCCAAAGAAGTTACCGAAATTATTCAGGAGAAAGTTCCCCTTTTAGAAAAAGCCAGCATCGATGAATTTTATATGGACCTCTCCGGAATGGATAAATTTTTTGGGTGTTACCAATGGACGCGCGAAATTGCCGATGCCGTCACCAAAAATACGGGGTTGCCCATCAGTTTTGCTTTGTCTACGAATAAAACGGTTTCCAAAATTGGGACAGGCGAATCTAAACCTATCGGAAGATTTGAAATTCCGGCTCAAAATATCAAACACTTTCTCAATCCTTTATCCGTGCGGAAAATTCCCATGGTTGGCGACGTGACTTTTCAGTTGCTTTCGCGCGTCGGAATCCGAAATATCAAGACCTTGGCAGAAATGCCCGTCCTGGTTTTGCAGCAAATGATCGGCAAAAATGGCGGCGAACTCTGGAAAAAAGCCAACGGAATTGATCTTACGCCTGTAGTTCCGTACGCCGAAAGAAAATCCTTGTCCACGGAACACACTTTTACGAATGACACCATGGATGTTTTCGAACTCAGAAGACTTATTTCCGGCATGGCAGAATCCTTGGCGTATCAGCTCCGAAAAGAAAAATGGCTTACGTCTACCGTTGTTTTAAAAATCCGTTACGCCAATTTCGATACGGAGACGAAGCAGTGTAAAATTTCTTATACGTCTATCGATCACACTTTAGCCAGAGTTGCCTTGGATCTATTTGAAAAACTTTACACGCGGCGAATGCGGCTGCGTTTGGTAGGTTTGCGCTTCACGAATCTCGTGCACGGAACTTATCAGATGAATTTATTTGAAGACAGCGAAGAACTCATGAATCTTTATCAGGCCATGGACCGCATGAAAAACCGCTTTGGCAAGAATGCTTTGGGGCGGGCATCCGGGTTTGAGTTGGTTTGTTGACTTGTTGACTTGTATGGCATAACCACAAAAGCTTAGTGTTTTTAGAAATTCGAAAGATCACAACAAAGTGCGAGTGTTTTAATTTGTTAAATGTTTTAACCACAAAAGTCCCAAAGTTTAACGTTTTTAGAAATTTAAAAGATCAAAAAGAGAGGCACTTCAATTTCCGTAGGAAATCTTAATGACCTTAACTCCTTAATCGAATCTTAATAATAAAGTTTTCACCGCAAAAGTCCCAAAAGTTTCTATATAACGAAACTTTATTTTATCTTTGAAATGCTACATATTTAGCTAATGGTAAATCGATTCGAAATTATTTTTTTAGAAGAAGCCTTTGAGTTCTTAAAGACGCTCGAAAAAAAGCATTATGAAAAAATACTTTATAATATCCGTAAGTCCCAGATAAATAAGGATCCTGAACTCTTTAAAAAATTAACGAATGATATTTGGGAATTTAGAACGCTTTATCAAGGACTTCAGTATCGGTTTCTGGCATTTTGGGATAAAACTTCCACCATCGAAACACTCATTATTTCAACTCATGGATTTATAAAAAAGACAAGCAAAGTTCCTGAGAATGAAATTAAGAAAGCTACAAACGCAAGAACGAAATATTTTGCAGAACAACAAAACAGTAAAAAATGAAAACATATACTTTAAACCAGGTTCAGGATCAATTGATAGGAGAAATTGGAACCGCGGAACGAGACCGATTTGAGTACGAACTTCAAATGGATTTAATTGGTAAAGCTATAAAAGAAACCCGAAAAGAAAGAAACTTGACGCAGGAAGAATTAGGGAAATTAGTAGGAGTCCAAAAAGCCCAGATTTCCCGATTAGAAAGCAATGCCAGCAATGCAACCATGGATACTTTACTGAAAGTTTTCAGCGCTTTACAAGCAAAAGTTACGCTTCAGGTAGACTTGCCGAACTTAAATATCAGCGTGGGTAAATAGTGGAGTCACGCTGTTTTCAAATATATTTTCAAGTTTAAAAAAAATGCTTCTACGGGCTCAGTATAATCTCTCTACTACTACTAAATACCTGCTGAGTGAAAATCAAAGATTGAACGGAGTCAAACGCTAAAGTTTTTCAACCACAAAAGTCACAAAAGCTTAATGTTTTTAGAAATTCAAAAGATCAAAAAAGAGGTGCACTTCAATTTCCGTAGGAAATCTTAATGACCTTAACTCCTTAATCAAACCTTAATGGTAAAGTTTTTCACCGCAAAAGTCACAATAGTCTGATATTTTTAGAGATTTAAAAGATCGAAAAGTTGTGCGAACTCAATTTCCGAAGGAAATCTTAACGAACTTAATTTCTTCATCTAATCCTTAATGGTAAAATTTTTAAACTATAAAATGTTAATTTATGAATGATACAAAAGACAAACTAAAATTTTCCCTTCTTAAGCGAGCGCTCTTGCGGCCATAACTTCAAACACCAGTTTCTCTAGAATGTTTGCGTCTTTGCGTTAAAATTTACAATTCATCATCCATCAACCATTAACTAACTCATGTTCCTCAATTCCCACACTTATCACAGCCTTCGTTACGGCATTTTATCGGTTGAGGAACTCGTGAAGCAAGCCGCCTATTCCGGTGCCAAAGAACTGGTGTTAACGGACATCAATACGGTGACGGCGGTCTATGATTTTAAAAAAGAGTGTGAAAAATTCGGGATTAAACCCATTGTCGGCGTGGAAATTCGGAAAGAGAATCAACTCCTTTACATCGCCATTGCGAAAGACGAAACGGGCATGGCCGAGATCAACCGTCTGCTTACCAATTATAATTGTTTTGGCGGCGAACTTCCGCAGGTTTCCCCCGGTTTTCAGAAAGTCTTTGTCGTTTATCCTTTGAAAAATATTCCCGAAGCTTTGAAAGAAGATGAATTCATCGGCGTGCGCGCAGAAGAACTGAATCTTTTGATCCGTCCGGAATGGCAGACGTTTTTGGACAAAATGGTTCTGCTGCATCCGGTCACTTTTAAAACAAAAAAAGAGTTTAATCTGCATAAAATTTTACGGGCCATCGATCAGAATACCTTGGTTTCTAAACTTTCGGAAAATGATTTCTGTTCGCCGAAGGAAGTGTTTCAACCCCTGGAAAATATTATAGAAAAATTCAAAAGATATCCGCAGATTATTCAGAACACGCAATATATTTTAGAGCAGTGTTCCTTTAATTTTGATTTTGAAACGCCTAAAAACAAGATCTACTTTACGGAAAATAAAGAAAGTGATGATGCCCTTTTAAGAAAACTCGCTTACAAAGGTTTGGAAAAAAGATATCCGGAAAAAACGCAAATTGTCCTCGACCGCATTGAAAAAGAACTGAAAGTCGTTACCGAAATGAATTTTGCAGGATATTTTCTCATCACTTTAGATATTGTAAGATACAGCAACCGCCGCGGTTTTCTGCATGTCGGGCGTGGAAGCGGCGCCAACAGCATTATTAGTTACTGCCTCGGGATTACAGAAATTTGCCCCATCGAGCTCAATCTTTATTTTGAACGTTTTCTCAACACCAAAAGGAAAAATCCGCCCGATTTCGATATCGACTGGAGCTGGCGCGAACGCGATGAAATTTTAAAATATATTTTCGAGCGGTACGGGAAAGATCATGTAGCTTTTTGCGGTACGAATGTCGAATTTAAATACCGCTCCATTTTTCGCGAGGTTGGGAAAGCCTTTGGTCTGCCCAAAGAAGAACTCGATGTTTTGGCGAAAAATCCCATGGCCACGCACGATGATAATAAAGTAGTAAAACTCGTTCAGAAATACGGAATGTTGCTGGAAAAATTCCCGAACCAGCGCAGCATGCATTCCTGTGGAATTTTAATTTCTCAGGAACCCATCACCAACTATACGGCTTTGGAAATGCCGCCGAAAGGTTTTCCCATAGTCCAGTTTGATATGAATGTGGCAGAAGATATCGGCTTCGAAAAGTTTGATATTCTCTCTCAACGCGGTTTGGGAACCATTAATGATACGCTGAAACTCGTCCAAAAAAATAAAGGTATCGACATCGATATTCACAATACGGCACTTTTCAAAAAAGATAAAAACTGCAATGATTTTTTAAGCATCGGAAAGACGATCGGGTGTTTTTATATCGAAAGCCCCGCCATGCGCGGTTTGCTGCGGCGTCTGAAATGCGAAGATTATCCAACTTTGGTCGCGGCTTCTTCCATTATTCGTCCCGGTGTGGCGAAAAGCGGCATGATGAAGGAATATATTTTCCGGCACAACAATCCCACACAATTTGAATATTTTCATGAGGTTTTTGAAGAACATCTGGGCGAAACCTACGGAATCATGGTCTATCAGGAAGATGTGATTAAAATTGCTTTACATTTCGGCGGCGTTTCTGCAGACGATGGCGATGTTTTAAGAAGAGCCATGAGTGGAAAAAGCCGCTCCATCCAAAAACTTCAGGAAGTACGCGAACATTTTTTTGAATCCTGCGCCAGAAAAGGACATCCCGAGCAGTTGTCACAAGAAGTCTACCGCCAGATCGAATCTTTTGCGGGCTATTCTTTTTGCAAGGCCCATTCCGCGTCGTATGCGGTGGAAAGTTACCAGAGCTTATATTT encodes:
- a CDS encoding AraC family transcriptional regulator, with translation MTNLIKAMTIDSLNPAFSFEGEFVLLAAPDIFKIFSAQNSFKTKFYTLLIVENGSGNLMIDHEIHHLKKGRIFFIGYNQVFRFADVVDFKGEAILFTRSFYNLIYTGNRKIKDDTAFSDLPTSIDFSKGEFAHFKTGVSEIKKEFVHPALLSKEIICLLLKASMLKYIRKTENPNYIDFKTNRKNSYIEDFKNLVEVHFKDLKRTSEYSNMLTISANYLNALIKDKLDVSAEKYIQNRVILEAERLLLNTNLSVTEISFELGFSDKSHFGKYFKKITEESPNNFRKKFQATNNTF
- a CDS encoding SemiSWEET transporter codes for the protein MNENVLGIVAGILTSVAMLPQLIKVIKEKNAEDLSWMMITILIIGLSLWVWYGIIKDELPIILSNAFAVLVNICLLFSYFKFRK
- a CDS encoding glycosyltransferase, producing MKTEASSRGGASTYDMIVFCHLRWDFVYQRPQHILSRLSKEYKILVVEEPVHFESMKKSTFEIREINSQIHVCQPHVSDMEEIGPYLKKHLKNTVFSVGWFYSAAFVSVLDTLECETVVYDCMDELTLFKGASQKLVDQENLLLSAADVVYTGGKSLYESKKLKHHNVFCFPSSVDIAHFSGAKDKVSTMPEDLKGISTPIVGYYGVIDERIDLRLLKNAAAKSPNYSFVMIGPICKIEESDLPRAKNIHYLGMKSYEELPNYLQYFDVAMMPFALNDSTKFISPTKTLEYMAAGKPIISTRIKDVERDYSDCVMLVNSSDEFTLALKFPMQNFEEKYKSILEKTSWNATVEKMNSMIKKVIA
- the glf gene encoding UDP-galactopyranose mutase codes for the protein MKTDILIIGAGISGATLAERYASIGKKVVIVEKRDHIAGNCFDHYDQNGILVSKYGAHLFHTNEEEVWEYVNRFSDWYKWEHKVIARVDDKTVPIPVNITTVNTLFDVNIKTEEEMQTWLNENRVAFDPAKNGEEAVLNRVGEVLYEKMFKHYTKKQWDKYPDELHASVLERIPVRHNYDDRYFSDKYQALPKKGYTKIFEKMLDHPNITVMLSTDYFDVKDQISGYEKLFYTGPIDRFFEFKNKNLDKLEYRSINFVTEQVDQEYYQENSVVNYPGQEVDFTRIIEYKHFGNQQSDKTSIVKEYTVDDGEPYYPVPNEKNQAIYDQYKKEADKLEDVYFVGRLANYKYFNMDQAFKNALDLFKTLEPAKELAI
- a CDS encoding adenylyltransferase/cytidyltransferase family protein; translation: MEKSKQIVGITFSCFDLLHAGHIRMLAEAKTQCDYLIVGLQTDPTIDRPEKNKPTQTIVERYVQLHGCKFVDEIVPYATEKDLEDILKLYEIDVRIIGAEYKDKQFTGRDFCEKQGISLYFNERRHRFSSTSLRKEVYDRESLKLETAHHSVIPLAKKEGR
- a CDS encoding DUF6766 family protein encodes the protein MLGQIIFGLQEYNKDLQEWGGSAVGYGAYLKSGHFLEATFENLESEFLQMALLVWLTIFLRQKGSSESKKCDEPNEVDREPSPLREGAPWPVRKGGFYLKLYQNSLTFTLFILFILSFLLHVYGSLKDANTENLLLGKPLEKWSDYIVDSRLWFESFQNWQSEFLSIFAIIILSIYLRQKGSSQSKPVDASYSETGE
- a CDS encoding helix-turn-helix domain-containing protein; translation: MSILSENMRYLRAQQKYAQQKVADDLLITRGRYAKYEDGATEPPIELLIRISKYYRVSIDLLVGMDVRKYSLDKMMKLPDNRTILPIMVDEKGENQIEIIPEKAQMGYLQGYSDPEYIEKLQTISLPFLRNGKFRAFPASGDSMPPFKNGTFIVGKYVENVNDLKKGKTYIFITQNEGVVYKRFEKKTPRNITVSSDNPLYKPYDIKLSELVEIWEYACSINTAEFETETLDMLTVKDMFLSLKKEIDLIKKN
- the dinB gene encoding DNA polymerase IV, giving the protein MERAIVHMDLDTFFVSCERLQESKLNGIPVIIGGGDRGVVASCSYEARYFGVRSAMPIKMALRLCPEAKVIRGDYERYSKFSKEVTEIIQEKVPLLEKASIDEFYMDLSGMDKFFGCYQWTREIADAVTKNTGLPISFALSTNKTVSKIGTGESKPIGRFEIPAQNIKHFLNPLSVRKIPMVGDVTFQLLSRVGIRNIKTLAEMPVLVLQQMIGKNGGELWKKANGIDLTPVVPYAERKSLSTEHTFTNDTMDVFELRRLISGMAESLAYQLRKEKWLTSTVVLKIRYANFDTETKQCKISYTSIDHTLARVALDLFEKLYTRRMRLRLVGLRFTNLVHGTYQMNLFEDSEELMNLYQAMDRMKNRFGKNALGRASGFELVC
- a CDS encoding type II toxin-antitoxin system RelE/ParE family toxin, yielding MVNRFEIIFLEEAFEFLKTLEKKHYEKILYNIRKSQINKDPELFKKLTNDIWEFRTLYQGLQYRFLAFWDKTSTIETLIISTHGFIKKTSKVPENEIKKATNARTKYFAEQQNSKK
- a CDS encoding helix-turn-helix domain-containing protein, whose protein sequence is MKTYTLNQVQDQLIGEIGTAERDRFEYELQMDLIGKAIKETRKERNLTQEELGKLVGVQKAQISRLESNASNATMDTLLKVFSALQAKVTLQVDLPNLNISVGK